In the Urocitellus parryii isolate mUroPar1 chromosome 1, mUroPar1.hap1, whole genome shotgun sequence genome, gcactctacttctgagccctcaaatagtttttttttttttttttttttttttagtaccagggattgaacccagggatgttaaCCACTGAgaagcatccccagcccttttttatattttatttagagtcatggtcttactgagttgctaagtgccttgctaatctgctgagattggctttgaattcccaatccttttgcctcagcctcctgagttgctgggattacaggcgtgtgccactgcacccagcctgaaATGTTTTTGATTCTAGGTGGTTTCTCAAAATAGAGGCAGTATAGTGGAGTGggttttaaatacaaaaaaaaaaaaaaaaaacttgatatcacacagacctggatttgaatcctgttttattgattgattgatttagtaggtactggagatggaacccagaggtactttaccacaaagccacatccacagccctttttattttttattttgagacaatttctcagtaatttgcttagggccttgccaagttgctgagattggctttgaatttgcaatcctcctgtctcagccttctgagttgctgggattacaggtgtgcacttccTTGCCCAGCTGCATTAGTCATTTGACTGCTAAGCAATTTGGGGCAAGTTATTGAACTTGTCTCATGTGAAATGAGGATAATCATACTACCTCTCTTATAGAGGTTTTTGGGAAACCACGTGAAGTTCTCAGTACATTGTGTGTCAGATAAGCTCTCAGAAAGTGTTAgctatcattaatattttattatgaatgccTTCCAGAAGGTGCTTCCTGGAGGGGCCTGCCCCACTGTTCCTGTGCTGAGTTCCAAGACAGCCTCAACTTCAACTATCACCCCTCAGGCTTGAGCCTGCACCTCAGACCACCCAGTCGGGGAAGCTCCCCACAGGAGCAACCTCTCTCCCAAGTCCTAAGCCCTGAGCCCCCAGACCCAGAGAAGCTTCCTGTGCCCCCTGCCCCTCCATCCAAGAGGCACTGCCGTTCACTCTCAGTGCCCGTGGACCTGTCTCGCTGGCAGCCAGTGTGGCGGCCCGCCCCCTCCAAGCTGTGGACTCCCATCAAGCATCGGGGCACTGGTGGAGGGGGTGGGCCGCAGGTGCCTCACCAGAGCCCCCCAAAGCGGGTCTCCAGCCTCAGGTTCCTCCAAGCTCCCAGTGCCTCTTCTCAATGTGCCCCAGCCCACAGACCCTACAGTCCCCCTTTTTTCAGTCTGGCCCTGACCCAAGATTCCTCTCGACCCTGTGCCACCTCCCCTCAAAGTGGCTCCTGGGAGAGTGATGCTGAGTCCCTGTCACCCTGCCCACCCCAGCGCCGCTTCTCCCTGTCACCCAGCCTGGGCCCACAGGCAAATCGCTTCTTGCCGTCTGCCCGGAGCTCCCCTGCTTCTTCCCCGGAGTTGCCCTGGCGACCTCGAGGTCTCCGTAACCTTCCCCGAAGCCGCTCACAGCCTTGTGATCTGGATGCCCGCAAGACTGGGGTCAAGCGGCGCCACGAGGAGGATCCCCGGCGTCTGCGGCCTTCCTTGGACTTTGACAAGATGAATCAGGTGGGACCAATATGATGGGAGAGCTTGGAtaggaatgtgtgtgtggggggggtcagGGCATTCTGTTTATAACTCCTTTTGAGCCGTCCCCTTGTTAGAGCTTCCCTGAAAGCTCTTTTCTCTCTGagctttatcttatttttttaatggtactggagattaGGGCCTAATACATGcaaggcaattgctctaccactgatctccATCCcaagcccttattttattttgagacagggccttactaagttgctgaggttgtcctgATCCTCCTACCCCTGCCTCCCTAGAGGCTGTGATTAAgtctgtgattacaggcatgtgacatcaTACCTGGCCTGTCTGAGCTTTTGGTAAGATGATCCACCAACCTGGTTTGCATGGGACTGTTCAATTTTAGcactgaatgtcttttttttttttttttagttgttaatagaactttatatgtggtgctgagaatcaaacccagtgcctcatacatgctaggcaagtgcttccaccactgagctacaacccagctccCTGAAAGTCTTGTCTTGTGAGATTCCTCAGGCCTAGGGGTCACAGAGAAACTGGAGTGCAACCCTTGTTACCTTCCAAAGGGATCCCAGATTGTCCTGCCAGAGGCATTTTGCTTCCTCTTTAGGAGTACATAAAccacaagccaggtgtggtagtgtatacctgtgatcccagcaactcaggaggctgaggtaggaggatcataagttcaaggacagcctcagcagcttagtgcgtcctcaggaatttagtgagaccatgtctcaaaataaaaaataaaaagagctgaggatgtatctcagtagtaaagcactcctgggttcaatcctcagtccccCCAGTCCCCCCATAAAGAGTGCATAAATCACAAAAGTCCCATCACCAGTGAGTGCCCTATTCCTCCTAGCCCTCTGGACTGGTTTTGACACTTGCCTTTCACTGCTTCACATGGGCCCGTGAGAGGCTTAAACAGATGTTTATCTGTTCAATCAGTGTTTTCTGGCATCCTAATGTGAATGCAGTTGTTGTATGTACTTGCCtgcttttttcatattctttctagATCATTGGGTCACAAGTCTCTTTgagaatttgttcatttattcataacAGTCATCCAACCACACAGCAAGCACTTATTGAAAACCCACTATGTACTTACTTGATTCTGACTAGGCACTGGCAGAACAGACTAGTAGAACAGTCAACTGATGTTCCTGTCTGCATGGACCTTATAAATGAGCTTCTATCCTTGAATCTGTTGGAAACCAGATTCTCTTTCCTCAGAGAAATTTGTGTTTGTATagtaaattttccaaattttttatcAGGATGCTTGTCAACCTCACCCTAAAACCTAAAATTCCTGCCTTCAAGTGTAACTGAGAAGGGACACTTTGAAATATATCTTAAGTTGCTGTaggaaatagtatttttttcttcatcttctaactttgtctttttttttctttttgacagaaACCCTACTCAGGAGGTCTCTGTCTCCAAGAAACAGACCGGGAAGGCAGCAGCATCTCTCCACCCTGGTTCATGGCCTGTAGCCCCCCACCTCTCTCGGCTTCCTGCAGCCCCATTGAGGGTTCCTCCCAGGTGCTGAGTGAaagtgaagaggaggaggatggggctGTGCGGTGGGGGCGGCAGGCACTGAGCAAGCGGACACTGTGCCAGCAGGACTTTGGGGACCTGGACTTGAATCTGATTGAGGAGAACTAAAACTGAGAGGCTACTTCCTGGGGCCACACAGACTGACTCTCTTATGGCTACTAACAAGTGTCGAGGCCCCAAGGCTGAGGGCCCAGCCTGGGAATGGGGGTGAGTGGAGGGCTCCGACTCAGGGCAGCCGGAAATCTTCTCGCTCCAGCAAGCTCGACCATGCCAAGAGACTGGCCGGGACAAGATAAACGGAGCTGGTGGCGGGAGGGACAGCCCCAGAGCAGACCCTTTCCATGGCGGCCCTGAGTGTGAGTATCCCTGCCGCTGAGAGAGCAATgggcagggaaggaaggggtCTGCTGACCCCAGCTCGGGGAATTTCACTAGCCCCTTTGCTTCAAAGGGCACTTGTGTCTTAGAATTTGGCCAGGGTGGGGGGTTCAGTCAGCCTCCTCAGAGAAATTGTGTGAGAGTGTGTGCGTGCATGGGAGTGTACTTGAGGAGAAAAGTGTGTTTGCATAGCCTTAGGGAAGGAAGGCAGTTGCTCCTTAACAACAGAGCATCATGATACCCCAAGGATCTTGAGTTTTTAAGGGGACAGTGGGCTTATTCAAGGAGCCAAGAGGATGGCTccaagttttccttttttctaaagAGCTCTGGAACCAGGCTTGTAATCCATAGTAACACTGGCTCTGCAAGGGATACTGTTTTGGGGGTACACCAGGGCCTTTTAAGTGATGTGACCTCAGCTAATGGTCTTTTCCTCAGTCCCACCCCCTCCCACTAGATCTAGTATTGAGGGCTTCAGGGGTTGCCATGTTTATTCTGAGCTGGCCTGTTTTTTTCTCATCAGATTGTCTAGGCCATATACAACTTGCCTCTCTGGCTCTCTGTGTAGATGCAACATGTGGGCAACATGAGACTGGGCTGAAGGGCTCTGTCTCTTTTTCACTGAGGGGACCTCTTCCTCTCATCTTCTGACCATCCAGTTTAGAGACAAGATAGCAAGGCCCTATCTTGGTCCCCCCACCATCTGTTGAGGCAGACTTGCAACAAGAGTAGTAGCATTCAGTCCCCAGCAGAAAGGGGTAAACTTGCCCTAGCACTGCCCTTTGGAAGCAGTCTGTAAGGAGACCTATTCTTATAAGAACCAGGCCCAGACTCTTTTCTGACATGCTTGAGAAAGAAGAAGGGGTGATCAGCATTTAATAGTTTGCTTACCTTCCACTTCTGccaggaaatgtttattttcttctaattggCCCTGAGAGACCACAAGGAGATTGGGGCTCACTGAGGGATTGGCTAAGGATGTGTAAAGCAAAGGCTGTGAGAAGCAGCTGggagtttgttgttgttggattgaatttccttttttgtttctcatCCACAACTTGAGCCAGGGCAGCAGGTCTCGGTGGCCTCAGTGGTGGATTTGAGGACTATAGAGCTATAGATACCTTGTTAGGGCTGGCACCAGTGAACATGCATACTGAAGCTGCTGCCATAGTAGCCTATAAGGTTTTGTCCAGCTTTGGTTAGACCCTGCATGACCAAATTGGACCTGCTCTTTCTGTTTATTGCAAGAAGAGCATTTTTCTGTTCAATTTCCAGGGTGTCTTAGGACCCAATTCTTCATGATAGGGAAGAAGaccaaatttttcttccttatggaATTGAGCCTGACATTTTATATATCGTGTCAGAATCAGAGGCTTTGGCCTCCTTGCCTCCACTTCAGAGGAGGTGGCCATGTCTTCTTGAGCCTGTGGCCCTCAGAGGCTCTACCCTTCCAGGGCTCCTCCCATCTCCTTGCTAGTTACCACATATTGCCACTTGGGCTACCAGGTCTCTAGGGGCCTGAGAGAGGTTCTCTAGAGAATCCAGGGAAACTGTGAGCCCAGGAGTTGCCCATCATTGGTTTCATCCCTCCCCTggttcttctctccctcttcagGCCATAATTTCCCTGGTGCCGACTTCTTTTCCTCCTGGGGCATCCTCATCCCTGGGCTCTCTGCTGCAGATTGGCTGTGCCAGTTTCCAGTAGTTCACTGGCAATGCCAGCAGGGTCTCTACAGGCCCTAAACTGAAGAAATGAGAGCAGTGATTCAGTTCCATCCTGGCTTCCTTAGCACCTAGGGCACCATCCTTAGGGGAGAAGGTCTACAGTTGTATTTTAATTCCATTACTTTAAGTCTGGAAAGTTCAACTAGTCAGAACTATCATCTTGCTTCTTAATCTAAGCACCTGTGGCCCTGGAACAAGCCTTTTAAGAAGTGGTTCATTTTGCTTTACACAATAGGTCTGTTCCAACAGTTCTGTGTAAgccagatgcttttttttttttttttaatgcatttggaCTGCTGACTATTTCAAAGCAGCCATGATTGCTTCTTTTGTAAAGCAAGCAACTTCCCTCTACTTTAGCTGTTTTGAATATTTGGATTTTCACATATTGGGCTTACCCAGAGTGGAACACAACTCCAGGGCTTGTGGCTGACGCTGGGTTGATGTCTGCATCtgtgctgtgtgtgtggtgtggctGGCCAGTAGGTGAGTATTCCTGCGTGTGTGAGTGAAGCCACTCCCAGGCTGGTGCTCTCCTCCTGTGCCCGGTGACTGCCCAGTGGCAGCCCAGCTGCCCTTCACTCCCACCTGCTGCCAAAGTCCCTGTACTAATGggattacaaaaacaaaaagtggaaAAAGATTTTTCGTAaactttgttttatattaaaaaaaaaatccataagtcTGTGTGTGTTAAACATGAGGTTCTGCCTCTGTGGctgtgtttgaaaaaataaagttttattagaataatCCATTTTCCCAAGCAATCTTGTGTACTACAGTGTCTTTTTCCCTTACCCACAAAGAAAGGCAAGGAAGAGGCAGGGAGCAGGTCACCTAGCTAGCTTCCAATTCCTTTTTCTAAGACATGATTAGGCCTTTTACCACAGCAGATCAGATCCTACGGCCCAGACTTTTGTCAAGGCCTTGGTTATTTCTAGCAGTCTGATTTGTTCTCTGTCCCTGGCACTTATACCTATCCCCTCTTCCTTGCTTTCACTCTCACTTCCAGTGGGTTGAAGTCAGGTAATACATTTCAGTTCCCTGAGGAGTGCTTAATGGTATGGTTAGAAACAGTCTGGATTGGTTTACAGGCTTTGGGTGCAGGGAGAAAGCAGGGTGGGAGACAGCCAGGaatctcttcctttcttaagAGCTTTCACATGTTGTGTACTGAGGGATGGATATGTAGTCATCAGATTTCAGATTCCAAAGACCTGGGCAATTTCTCCATCCTAAAAATACTGCTTTTGGAAAATTATCCCAGCAGCAAAGCTTCTCTTTTGTCCTAGGGGATGGGTATTTTCCCTAATACTTCAATTTGGAGTGTTTGCTGAAAGAAGCTGTGTGGTTCAAGTCTTTAACTTTTCTGTTCtaccctttctcttctccctgtgtTAACCGTCTTCTAATGTGTGTGAGTGAAATGTAGTAGCAAGAGCCCCGTAGCCTTTATCAGTGGTGGTGTTGACTAGCCAGGCAGCAAGAGTCAAGTTGCTTAGCCTATGTCCTTGTTTCCTGCTTCAAATTGGTGACACTCATCATTGAATACTGATGAAGTGCACATGACGACAGGATTGGCTTGACTACCTGGAGCCTTTGCAAAGGTGAAAATACACCTTAGAAAGTATGGGAGTTATCGAATTCCCTGGAAACAAAGGAGGGGCTTTGGAGGTGGGTTAGGACTGGGGCATGTGATTAAAAGTGGCTTAgtattaattttttcttccttcaaaactGTTGTTGAGCTAAAGTTTGAACATCTAAAATGATTCTGTCTcccttttcttttgaattttatacttggatttgtttgtttgtttttggcaatgctggggactgaacccagggccttgcacatgctaggcaaatgctttcccactgagctacatcccagccctataatTGGGTTTTTCTACTGTTTATTTAATGTGAGGCCAAGTGTGATATCATTTTTCATTCCTGAAACCTCACTTGTGTAGAAAAGAATGTAAACTCCATGAGGGCgagggttttgttttattctgttgtgTCTGCAACACTTTGGAAAGTTCTTGGCACATGAAAAGTGTCTGacatacttgttgaatgaatttcCCCTTTGCCCTTCCCATCCCTGAGCTTAAGTACATTTCTGTCTCCATTGCTGTGAGAAACCAGCCTTAGAGATTGGGGCAGTAATTAAAGCTCCATATGGGAGAAAATCCcagcagttaatttttttttttaagatttattttttagttgtagttgaacagagtacctttatttatttatttttatgtagtgctgaggatcaaacacagggtgtcacacatgctaggtgagagctagacccctgagccacaaccccagccccagcagttaatttaaaaaaattttttttttttttttagttgtagatggacacaatacctttatttaatttgtttttatgtagtgctgagaatcgaacccagtgcctcacacatgctagggcaagcgctccaccactgagctacaactgcagtcctccccccccccttttttttccctttttgtcttgtttttgttttagttacttTTGATAGAAAAGCTGCAAGGCAAAAAGGTCCTGTATGGATTCACCCTTGTTTTCCTCCTATGAACTACAATTTATGGTATGTGCTTTAAGTGGTGTCTCAGCCCCCAAAAAACATTCTCACGCCTGAGGTTGACTGTGGAGATGGAAGTTACAAGGATGGGGAGAGAATGTTTTCTTGGTGCTCTATAGGGATAGTTCTAGAATGAGTTTCctagatgatttttatttatgtgtatatttcttgtcccccaccccagcctttgCTACAAGAAAAGTAGGTCAAGGGTATAGACAAGGTTATGGAGTGGATAAAATGGGATAGGCACAGAAGACTTCAAGAAAGAACCAGCTACTTCTCTTACCTGTCTGTAGGGCAAATTCATGAAATAAGCCACTTTTAGAGCCATAGTCATATCTTATTACTAGACCCTTTTTCTGGTTTGTATATACTCAAGTCTCTTCATCTATGAGATCATGGAACATGTTAGTCTGACATTTACCAATATTAAATAATTGAGGTTCCCCAGTGCATTGTGAAAACCAATTGGTCAAAAATTTCCACATCTTCCCTTCTCTACAGCCTCCCTTTCTAATCAGAAGAAATCAATATCCTATACCATGTATTAGATGAATTCAGTTAGGAGTTAGGGCCTTCAGCCCCACTACTTCCACGGTAAGATGAAATGCTACTGAATCAGGGAAGAGAACCCCTTTACTGCTGGTCTCTTTCCAATTCCCAAAAATTTTAGTTGAGAAACACCTACACTTAATAATACTGGCAGACTGGGAAGGGACAGAAGGGCCATAGGCTCAAGACAAAATACCAAGATGTTGGAGGCACATTGGTTTTCAACCAATGCAAAGAATTGCATTATCACATCCAATCAATATAGTATATGGGCTAACTGGAAAAGAACCAATGAAGTACTGGTACTATACAATGGGACATTATCATGTCATTGACCAATGAGAAGGAAGATATTGTGTACTATGGACCAATGAAGGGAACATTTCCTAAAAGATGACAGGGAGGGTAGCTTGTATTTTGAGAATAGGAAATCAATGGGGTATTAGGGACACTAACTTCTTAGCTGAAAACATTCACCTCCAGATACCTTGCCCTTCATCACCCCACCCCATTAAAAGTCTTTGGTATTTGAGGAGGGTAGCTAAAACCTTCTCAGACATGGTCAGATAGGGGACCCCCTGATGGAAGACTGGGACCAGGGATGGTGCTAAGGGGTACTGACGGACCCGCCCACTACCCCCAGAGCAGAACCTGCAATTCCCCTCCCGGCCGCAGGGGGCACTGCAGGCCCCGGGGAGGTTGGGGCGGAGCGCTGCGAGGGGCCCGGAGCTGCCGCCCCGCTCCGGAGCGCGGGGGGCGCTGTGCGGGCCCCGGGTTGCGGCTCCGCTCCCGGCCACGGGGGGCGCTGCGCAGCGCCGGTGGTTGGTGGTGGCtgttggggggggtggggggagcggCGGCCGCGGGTGGTGCGGAGGGAGGCCTTGCGGGCGGATCGGGCGCTCGGCTGCGAAGGTGGTGGGAGGCGGCGGGCGGGAGCGCAGGTCTGGCCGGCCCTGGCGATGGCGGACGCGGCGGCCTCCCCGGTGGGCAAGCGGCTGCTGCTTCTGTTCGCGGACACCGCGGCCTCAGCTTCAGCCTCGGCCCCCGCGGCGGCGGTGGCGAGCGGAGATCCGGGGCCTGCGCTGCGCACTCGGGCCTGGCGGGCCGGCACGGTGCGGGCCATGAGCGGGGCGGTGCCCCAGGACCTAGCGGTGAGTGGCGGTCGAGACGTGCACTCGAGGCCGGGGCTGCAGGGCCTGTGGGCGGCCTCCCCGGGGGCCTTTGTGAGGGGGCGGTGTGGTGGGGGTGACCCAGTTCCGCACCCCCGGATCTCCTTAGCGCCCCCCGCCGGCACTTCGGCACCCCGAGCTCTGGCCTGCATGGCTTCCGCGTCGGGGTGCGCGCCCCAGTTAACCCCCGGAGGGCGGCCTGGGTGCCAGGAGCTGCTGCTTTTAGCCGGCAGGCCCCGCCTCCTGAGCGACCCTTTGCTGGgcgtcccccctcccccccccgcaACACGCCTTCCGAGCAGGCTCTCGAACCTTGGTGCCGGGTCCCCGCAGAGTTCGGCCGGTGCTGCCGCTTTCCCCTAGAAAACGCGGACCTGTAATCCCCAGGTTCTCCCGGGAGACCTGCGCCCTGTTCCCTTCCTCCCGGAGTCTCTAGTAGGGCGAGAAAGTGGGCAGTTGTAGGAAGGCAGTTTGAGCTGCTTGGGGCTTTTTTATCTGGCAGTTACTTCCTCGTCTGAGCCGTGCTGGGCC is a window encoding:
- the Fam53c gene encoding protein FAM53C isoform X1; its protein translation is MITLITEQLQKQTLDELKCTRFSISLPLPDHADISNCGNPFQLVSEGASWRGLPHCSCAEFQDSLNFNYHPSGLSLHLRPPSRGSSPQEQPLSQVLSPEPPDPEKLPVPPAPPSKRHCRSLSVPVDLSRWQPVWRPAPSKLWTPIKHRGTGGGGGPQVPHQSPPKRVSSLRFLQAPSASSQCAPAHRPYSPPFFSLALTQDSSRPCATSPQSGSWESDAESLSPCPPQRRFSLSPSLGPQANRFLPSARSSPASSPELPWRPRGLRNLPRSRSQPCDLDARKTGVKRRHEEDPRRLRPSLDFDKMNQKPYSGGLCLQETDREGSSISPPWFMACSPPPLSASCSPIEGSSQVLSESEEEEDGAVRWGRQALSKRTLCQQDFGDLDLNLIEEN
- the Fam53c gene encoding protein FAM53C isoform X2, which produces MITLITEQLQKQTLDELKCTRFSISLPLPDHADISNCGNPFQLVSGASWRGLPHCSCAEFQDSLNFNYHPSGLSLHLRPPSRGSSPQEQPLSQVLSPEPPDPEKLPVPPAPPSKRHCRSLSVPVDLSRWQPVWRPAPSKLWTPIKHRGTGGGGGPQVPHQSPPKRVSSLRFLQAPSASSQCAPAHRPYSPPFFSLALTQDSSRPCATSPQSGSWESDAESLSPCPPQRRFSLSPSLGPQANRFLPSARSSPASSPELPWRPRGLRNLPRSRSQPCDLDARKTGVKRRHEEDPRRLRPSLDFDKMNQKPYSGGLCLQETDREGSSISPPWFMACSPPPLSASCSPIEGSSQVLSESEEEEDGAVRWGRQALSKRTLCQQDFGDLDLNLIEEN